The following are encoded together in the Ralstonia insidiosa genome:
- a CDS encoding response regulator transcription factor — protein MRIALLEDDPFQSEVIVQILSQSGHDVVTYTDGATLLRMLGRSSYDMLILDWHTPGMLGIDVLSVVRSRHKDVLPILFVTAEESEKGLVRALTQGADDYITKPFRIPELRARVDALLRRAYPIPYGRLPFDVGPFHFNPQRQQVTLHGEPVTLTGIEFQLALLLFSNVGRTLSRDHIFGQVWGRNSSEYTRTIDSHVSRIRMKLNIEPVNEVRLVAVYKHGYRLDHLRPADEASSLVGDEAVPYEV, from the coding sequence ATGCGAATCGCCTTGCTTGAAGACGATCCCTTCCAGAGCGAAGTCATCGTCCAGATCCTGTCCCAGTCCGGCCACGATGTGGTCACCTATACCGATGGCGCAACGCTGCTGCGCATGCTGGGGCGCTCCTCGTACGACATGCTGATCCTCGACTGGCACACACCGGGCATGCTCGGCATCGATGTGCTGAGCGTGGTGCGCAGCCGCCACAAGGATGTCCTGCCGATCCTGTTCGTGACGGCCGAAGAGAGCGAGAAGGGCCTGGTGCGCGCACTCACGCAGGGTGCTGATGACTACATCACCAAGCCGTTCCGCATTCCTGAGCTGCGCGCGCGCGTTGATGCGCTGCTGCGTCGTGCTTATCCGATTCCGTACGGTCGTCTGCCGTTTGACGTGGGCCCGTTCCACTTCAATCCGCAGCGCCAGCAGGTCACGCTGCACGGCGAGCCCGTCACGCTGACGGGTATCGAGTTCCAGCTCGCGCTGCTGCTGTTCTCGAACGTGGGCCGCACGCTTTCGCGTGACCATATCTTCGGGCAGGTGTGGGGCCGCAACTCGTCGGAGTACACACGTACGATCGACAGCCATGTCTCGCGCATCCGCATGAAACTGAACATCGAACCGGTGAACGAGGTGCGCCTGGTAGCCGTGTACAAGCACGGCTATCGACTGGACCACCTGAGGCCTGCGGATGAGGCAAGCTCACTGGTGGGCGACGAGGCTGTGCCGTACGAAGTCTGA
- a CDS encoding VOC family protein, with translation MSLTLDHIVIRVNDLERVIADYAALGFTVQRGGTHADGVTHNALVGFADGSYLELIAFLQPAPERRWWTLGEQHGAGYVDFALLPHNVGALVSAARARGLDYEGPLPGGRLRPDGEQLRWELGRPATSDLPFLCGDITPRHLRVREGDVRAHANGVRGIASVTVVVRDIEASVARYRALLGLTQEPAPVALSGIGIATVVLPVGGASVVLVSPLPGSALPAAADLEHRLSTRGEGVLGLTLAGAHSAAASLPTAQTHGAWITLQPGHPAPYVPTNALAEAVLN, from the coding sequence ATGAGCCTGACCCTGGACCACATCGTCATCCGCGTGAACGATCTCGAGCGCGTCATTGCCGACTACGCTGCACTCGGCTTTACCGTACAGCGTGGCGGCACCCATGCCGACGGCGTCACACACAACGCCCTGGTGGGTTTTGCCGATGGCAGCTATCTGGAGCTGATTGCCTTCCTCCAGCCCGCACCCGAGCGCCGCTGGTGGACGCTCGGCGAGCAGCATGGCGCCGGCTATGTCGACTTTGCCCTGCTGCCGCACAACGTGGGGGCATTGGTCAGCGCAGCGCGCGCACGTGGGCTCGACTATGAAGGCCCGCTACCCGGCGGCCGCCTGCGCCCCGATGGCGAACAACTGCGTTGGGAACTTGGCCGCCCGGCCACCTCCGATCTGCCCTTTCTGTGCGGCGACATCACGCCGCGCCACCTGCGCGTGCGCGAAGGCGACGTGCGCGCGCACGCCAATGGCGTGCGAGGTATCGCATCGGTAACAGTGGTGGTACGGGATATCGAAGCGAGCGTGGCGCGCTATCGCGCACTGCTCGGATTGACGCAGGAACCGGCGCCAGTGGCGTTGTCCGGTATCGGAATCGCCACGGTCGTGTTGCCGGTGGGCGGTGCGTCCGTGGTGCTGGTCAGCCCGCTGCCGGGCAGCGCCCTGCCGGCAGCCGCAGACCTGGAACACAGACTCAGCACGCGCGGAGAAGGCGTGCTGGGCCTGACGCTGGCGGGTGCGCACAGCGCAGCCGCCTCATTGCCCACCGCACAGACGCACGGCGCGTGGATCACCCTGCAACCGGGTCATCCTGCGCCATACGTGCCAACCAATGCGCTGGCTGAAGCCGTGCTCAACTGA
- a CDS encoding ABC transporter ATP-binding protein — MTTLAPSAPLLRLSHINTHYGPAQVHFDVNLDVQHGQIVSLLGGNASGKSTSMKLILGLHKPTSGDVQIDGASTLKLSTPQIIRLGVASVPEARRLFGAMTVRENLLMGAFTRNPHRERAAIAEDYERMLALFPRVKERLHALAGTLSGGEQQMVAMARALMGRPRLICMDEPTMGLSPRYVDHVLDLIAQVNATGVSVFMVEQNASLALRIAHHGYVLQNGRIVLSGPARELLHDPRIRHAYLGGEAA, encoded by the coding sequence ATGACCACGCTCGCCCCTTCCGCTCCGCTGCTGCGCCTGAGCCACATCAACACGCACTATGGTCCGGCGCAAGTGCACTTTGACGTGAACCTGGACGTGCAGCACGGCCAGATCGTCAGCCTGCTGGGCGGCAATGCCAGCGGCAAGTCGACGTCGATGAAACTGATCCTCGGGCTGCACAAGCCGACCTCCGGCGATGTGCAGATCGATGGCGCCTCCACCCTAAAGCTGTCGACGCCGCAGATCATCCGCCTGGGCGTGGCGTCGGTGCCCGAAGCGCGGCGGTTGTTCGGCGCCATGACAGTGCGCGAGAACCTGCTGATGGGCGCCTTCACGCGCAACCCGCACCGCGAGCGCGCCGCCATTGCAGAAGACTACGAACGCATGCTCGCCTTGTTCCCACGCGTGAAAGAGCGCCTGCACGCGCTGGCCGGCACGCTCTCGGGCGGTGAACAGCAGATGGTGGCCATGGCCCGCGCGCTGATGGGCCGCCCGCGCCTGATCTGCATGGATGAGCCGACCATGGGCCTCTCCCCACGCTATGTCGACCACGTACTGGACCTCATCGCCCAAGTGAACGCGACGGGCGTGTCGGTCTTCATGGTCGAACAGAATGCCAGCCTCGCCCTGCGCATCGCCCACCATGGCTACGTACTGCAGAACGGCCGCATCGTGCTGTCGGGCCCGGCGCGCGAATTGCTGCACGACCCGCGCATCCGCCATGCCTACCTTGGCGGTGAAGCCGCCTGA
- a CDS encoding ABC transporter ATP-binding protein produces MPSRLELRGVTRRFGGLTAVDGISLDVADGEVVSLIGPNGAGKTTLFNLITGIDTPDAGTVRVDGIDTTGRRAEQLAAAGLARTFQHGRVFGNLSVLDNVLIGAHAQLRAVRPAWPVIGPLAELALALWRPARVRDEEAALHAQALDILALFGERLLPRLHQPTYTLSYANRRRVEIARALAARPRLLLLDEPTAGMNESETAEMQQIIATLKARGQTILLIEHKLELVMRLSDRVIAMDDGRKIAEGEPDAVRNDPAVVEAYLGHRAVGEAPDALAA; encoded by the coding sequence ATGCCGTCCCGGCTTGAACTGCGTGGCGTCACGCGTCGCTTCGGCGGGCTGACGGCCGTTGACGGCATCAGCCTGGACGTGGCCGACGGCGAAGTCGTCAGCCTGATCGGCCCGAACGGTGCGGGCAAGACCACGCTGTTCAACCTCATCACCGGCATCGACACACCGGATGCCGGCACGGTGCGCGTGGATGGCATCGACACAACCGGCAGGCGTGCCGAGCAGCTTGCTGCCGCCGGCCTGGCACGCACGTTCCAACACGGCCGGGTGTTCGGCAACCTGAGCGTGCTCGACAACGTGCTGATTGGCGCGCACGCCCAGCTGCGCGCGGTGCGGCCTGCGTGGCCCGTGATCGGCCCGCTTGCCGAACTGGCGCTTGCGCTGTGGCGCCCGGCGCGCGTACGCGACGAAGAAGCCGCACTGCACGCCCAAGCGCTCGACATCCTCGCGCTCTTTGGCGAGCGCCTGCTGCCCCGCCTGCATCAGCCCACCTACACGCTGTCGTATGCGAACCGCCGCCGCGTGGAGATCGCCCGCGCGCTCGCCGCCCGCCCTCGCCTGTTGCTGCTCGATGAGCCCACCGCCGGCATGAACGAGAGCGAAACCGCCGAGATGCAGCAGATCATCGCCACGCTCAAGGCGCGCGGCCAGACCATTCTCCTGATCGAGCACAAGCTGGAACTGGTGATGCGGCTGTCTGACCGCGTGATCGCCATGGATGACGGCCGCAAGATCGCCGAGGGCGAGCCCGATGCCGTACGCAACGATCCCGCTGTCGTCGAAGCCTATCTTGGCCACCGCGCCGTGGGCGAAGCGCCCGACGCCCTGGCTGCATGA
- a CDS encoding OsmC family protein gives MSTLNDYLIEKRAAVLARDARIAAGTFEPVRLAASVSAEGRSGVRRVRIREHQIISDSPPDFAGYNLGASSPEQQLGVLGSCVTHIFLIQAAQHQVPIDSLEVEVTGQIDARAGHPGFEHVPVYPHDIGYTVHIASPASREQLDTLFEAVERTCPILNLLKHPQSIRATLQHTRTGTAQTQASDAVPA, from the coding sequence ATGAGCACACTCAACGACTACCTGATCGAAAAACGCGCGGCCGTCCTGGCCCGTGATGCACGCATCGCCGCCGGTACCTTCGAGCCGGTGCGGCTGGCCGCCAGCGTGAGTGCCGAGGGGCGCAGCGGCGTGCGCCGCGTGCGCATCCGCGAGCACCAGATCATCAGCGACAGCCCGCCCGACTTTGCCGGCTACAACCTCGGGGCCAGTTCTCCGGAGCAGCAGTTGGGCGTGCTCGGGTCCTGCGTCACGCATATCTTCCTGATCCAGGCCGCGCAGCATCAGGTGCCGATCGATTCGCTGGAGGTGGAGGTGACAGGGCAGATCGATGCCCGCGCCGGCCACCCCGGCTTTGAGCACGTTCCCGTCTATCCGCACGACATCGGCTACACGGTGCACATCGCGTCACCGGCATCGCGCGAGCAGCTCGATACGCTGTTCGAGGCAGTCGAGCGCACCTGCCCGATCCTGAACCTGCTCAAGCATCCGCAAAGTATTCGCGCCACGCTGCAACACACGCGCACGGGCACCGCGCAAACGCAGGCCAGCGATGCCGTCCCGGCTTGA
- a CDS encoding ABC transporter permease: MESLWHGAWLDYTVNGLVVGNIYALLAVGLALIFGVSHLINFAHGSVYTVGAFLGWFAITHLHAPLWATILLVIVGSALLGMGIERVGLRPLANAPRIAPLLATIGLSYVIDQAVQLLAGPDPRALPSPLPDWRLTLGGGSIGALDVLIAGLGLASAAVLFVFLRYTRLGWAVRATAQDRDAARQMGVSTHAVNQAVFAIASALGGLSGLLVGMYYNNISPAMSFQATLKGVVAVVIGGVGNVPGAIAGSLLLGLTESYGVALFGTPYRNLFAFLLLLGVLAWRPNGLFARKPALPPEPLTGTFIAPSRPIHVPRWVWPVAVAVLALIPLTGISPYVVQVLTNAWLYALLALSLSLVAGTAGQISLGHAGLLAIGAYASALLAIDAHVPVLLAVLLAGIVTAGLGTLLVLPAFRLRGHYVSIATLGIGEIIALVILNWESVTRGPIGVAGIPPLAVGSLALDSAAAFYWMGLGAVVALALLQRRLLGTHLGRSLRAIRDDDVAARAYGISPARYKALAFGVGGFAAGIAGALTAHQYSYINHETFGSPISILALTMVILGGLGNVAGAVIGAVALVGLPELFRVTAEYRVLIVGLTLLLLVRFRPQGLLGTV; this comes from the coding sequence ATGGAATCGCTGTGGCATGGAGCGTGGCTGGATTACACGGTCAACGGGCTCGTCGTCGGCAACATCTATGCGTTGCTGGCGGTGGGGCTGGCGTTGATCTTCGGCGTCTCGCACCTGATCAACTTTGCGCATGGCTCGGTCTATACCGTAGGTGCGTTCCTGGGCTGGTTTGCCATCACGCATCTGCACGCGCCGCTGTGGGCGACGATTCTGCTGGTGATTGTCGGTTCAGCGCTGCTGGGCATGGGCATCGAGCGCGTGGGGTTGCGTCCGCTGGCAAACGCGCCGCGCATTGCGCCGCTGCTGGCCACCATCGGTTTGAGCTATGTGATCGACCAGGCCGTGCAGTTGCTCGCCGGGCCCGACCCGCGAGCGCTGCCAAGCCCGCTGCCCGATTGGCGCCTGACGCTGGGCGGCGGCAGCATCGGCGCGCTGGATGTGCTGATCGCGGGGCTGGGCCTGGCCAGTGCTGCCGTGCTGTTCGTCTTCCTGCGCTACACGCGCCTGGGCTGGGCGGTACGCGCCACCGCACAAGACCGCGACGCCGCGCGCCAGATGGGCGTAAGCACCCATGCCGTCAACCAGGCGGTGTTTGCGATTGCCTCGGCGCTGGGCGGCCTGAGCGGCCTGCTGGTCGGCATGTACTACAACAACATCAGCCCAGCGATGAGCTTTCAGGCCACGCTCAAGGGCGTGGTGGCGGTGGTGATCGGCGGCGTGGGCAACGTACCCGGTGCGATTGCCGGCAGCCTGCTGCTGGGCCTGACGGAAAGCTACGGCGTGGCGCTGTTCGGCACGCCCTACCGCAACCTGTTCGCCTTCCTGTTGCTGCTAGGCGTGCTGGCGTGGCGGCCCAATGGCTTGTTCGCACGCAAGCCGGCATTGCCACCCGAACCGTTGACCGGCACCTTCATCGCACCAAGCCGGCCGATCCACGTGCCGCGCTGGGTGTGGCCCGTGGCAGTCGCGGTGCTGGCGTTGATTCCGCTGACCGGCATCTCGCCGTACGTCGTGCAAGTGCTGACCAATGCCTGGCTCTATGCGCTGCTCGCGCTATCGCTCTCGCTGGTGGCCGGTACAGCGGGGCAGATCTCGCTCGGGCACGCTGGTCTGCTGGCAATCGGCGCCTATGCATCGGCGTTGCTGGCGATCGATGCCCATGTGCCGGTGCTGCTGGCCGTGCTGCTGGCGGGCATCGTCACCGCCGGGCTGGGCACGCTGCTGGTGCTGCCGGCGTTTCGCCTGCGTGGGCACTACGTGTCGATTGCCACGCTCGGCATCGGCGAGATCATTGCGCTGGTCATCCTCAACTGGGAAAGCGTGACGCGCGGGCCGATCGGGGTGGCGGGCATTCCGCCGCTGGCGGTGGGCAGCCTGGCACTCGATTCCGCGGCGGCGTTCTACTGGATGGGCCTGGGCGCGGTGGTTGCGCTGGCGCTGCTGCAGCGCCGCCTGCTCGGCACGCACCTGGGCCGCAGCCTGCGCGCCATCCGTGATGACGACGTCGCGGCCCGCGCCTATGGCATTTCACCGGCGCGCTACAAGGCGCTGGCGTTCGGTGTGGGCGGCTTTGCGGCGGGCATTGCCGGCGCGTTGACGGCGCATCAATACAGCTACATCAACCACGAGACCTTCGGCTCACCGATCTCCATCTTGGCGCTGACCATGGTGATCCTCGGTGGCCTGGGCAACGTGGCGGGGGCGGTGATCGGCGCGGTGGCACTGGTCGGCCTGCCTGAACTGTTTCGCGTGACGGCCGAGTACCGCGTCCTGATCGTCGGCCTCACGCTTCTGCTGCTGGTCCGCTTCCGCCCGCAAGGGCTGCTGGGAACGGTCTGA
- a CDS encoding ABC transporter substrate-binding protein, translated as MAVLRGWRRWWSGAVWVVAAAAGGHALAAPASGEPLYFGVSGPLTGQNAQYGAQWKAGFDLALEQINAAGGIHGRPLQYVFEDSQSDPRQAVAIAQKFVADRRILIELGDFSSPASMAASPIYQRAGLVQLGFTNSHPDFTKGGDFIWSPSVSQADAQPLLADLAVKTEGFKRVAVLYLNTDWGRTSKDVFAAAVKQRGAQVVAAEGYQPDEKDFRSTLVRVRDAKPDGIVLISYYADGALIAGQLRATGIQLPIVAASSVYSPKFLELGAAAVNGVATNTTFFPDEPRPVVQAFVKQFRTKYQRDPDAFNAFAYDAVILAAEALKAGGTDRRAIRDALPKLRDVPSVVFGRATFDPNTRRVLGVRSVNVVVKDGKWALLERKSTVASQ; from the coding sequence ATGGCTGTACTGCGTGGATGGCGCCGTTGGTGGAGCGGTGCAGTGTGGGTGGTGGCTGCCGCTGCCGGTGGGCACGCCCTGGCGGCGCCCGCCTCCGGCGAGCCGCTGTACTTTGGCGTCTCGGGCCCGCTGACCGGGCAGAACGCGCAGTACGGCGCGCAGTGGAAGGCCGGCTTCGACCTGGCGCTGGAGCAGATCAACGCTGCCGGCGGCATCCACGGGCGCCCGCTGCAATACGTGTTTGAAGACAGCCAGAGCGACCCACGCCAGGCAGTCGCCATTGCGCAAAAGTTCGTGGCCGACCGCCGCATTCTCATCGAGCTGGGGGATTTCTCCAGCCCCGCCTCCATGGCCGCTTCGCCGATCTATCAGCGCGCGGGGCTGGTGCAGTTGGGCTTCACCAACTCGCACCCGGATTTCACCAAGGGCGGTGATTTCATCTGGAGCCCATCGGTCAGCCAGGCCGATGCGCAGCCGCTGCTGGCCGATCTGGCCGTCAAGACCGAAGGCTTCAAGCGCGTAGCCGTGCTGTACCTGAACACCGATTGGGGCCGCACCAGCAAGGACGTGTTCGCGGCAGCAGTCAAACAACGCGGCGCGCAGGTGGTGGCCGCCGAGGGCTATCAGCCTGACGAGAAGGATTTCCGCTCCACGCTCGTGCGCGTGCGGGATGCCAAGCCTGACGGCATCGTCCTGATCTCGTATTACGCAGACGGCGCCCTCATTGCCGGCCAGTTGCGCGCCACCGGCATCCAGTTGCCGATCGTGGCCGCCAGCTCGGTGTACTCGCCCAAGTTCCTGGAGCTTGGGGCGGCGGCCGTCAATGGCGTGGCAACCAACACCACGTTCTTCCCCGACGAGCCGCGCCCGGTGGTGCAGGCCTTCGTCAAACAGTTCCGCACCAAGTACCAGCGCGACCCCGATGCCTTCAACGCCTTCGCCTACGACGCCGTCATCCTGGCCGCCGAAGCACTGAAGGCCGGCGGCACCGACCGCCGCGCCATCCGCGACGCGCTGCCCAAGCTGCGCGACGTGCCTAGCGTGGTCTTTGGCCGCGCCACGTTCGATCCGAACACGCGCCGCGTACTGGGCGTGCGCAGCGTCAACGTGGTGGTCAAGGACGGCAAGTGGGCGCTGCTTGAGCGCAAGTCGACGGTGGCATCGCAATAG
- a CDS encoding cupin domain-containing protein, with protein sequence MSLVNLNAFAQALPKAWSSRVLERFGGGNFKVLRMDGTPYPDEVHDYAEGLLVIDGELRLRIHGEAVTVSRGEVYVVPAGVPHSVDAGSAGTLVILDV encoded by the coding sequence GTGTCACTGGTCAATCTGAATGCGTTTGCGCAAGCGCTTCCCAAGGCATGGTCGTCTCGCGTGCTGGAGCGTTTTGGTGGCGGCAACTTCAAGGTGCTGCGCATGGATGGCACGCCGTATCCCGACGAGGTGCACGACTATGCCGAGGGCCTGCTGGTGATTGACGGTGAGCTGCGCCTGCGCATCCACGGCGAGGCGGTGACGGTCTCGCGCGGGGAAGTCTATGTCGTGCCGGCTGGTGTGCCGCACAGCGTGGACGCTGGCAGCGCCGGCACGCTGGTTATTCTGGACGTGTAA
- a CDS encoding FAD-dependent oxidoreductase has protein sequence MTVPRPLSIGIAGAGNAGLAAAIAFARQGHDVHVYEKHPQLTAMGAGLLIQPQGIRALEALGVGRELEGIGAPIDRLIGLSHRGWRLLDIDYTDAPGRAVTRHSLSSMLYDAALRAGAAFHFDCGIQQLHRDGTQARVTHAQGESTFDLFVIADGAASALREPAGLAGPSSTYRWGTLWFQAWVDNWDARVLHQRFRGTREMMGLLPTDIDGTRTRLSMFWSLPSDSVDTWRQGDIAQWKAHVLSLWPQAAPVVEQIRSHDDLPFAVYRHTWPRALAKPPYCVIGDAAHAMSPQLGLGTTLAAQDALALASAVQEHGPVDGALAYHARRLRTVQAYQTLSRALTPCFQAQYGGWARDLVFTTGLRIPGVAWLMKRSLAEPPARNVAHAATPASEETQA, from the coding sequence ATGACCGTACCTCGCCCGCTGTCCATCGGCATTGCAGGCGCCGGCAACGCCGGCCTGGCTGCCGCCATCGCATTTGCCCGCCAGGGGCATGATGTCCACGTCTATGAAAAGCATCCGCAACTGACCGCCATGGGCGCGGGCCTGCTGATCCAGCCGCAGGGCATTCGTGCGCTGGAAGCGCTCGGCGTGGGCCGTGAGCTGGAAGGCATCGGCGCGCCGATCGACCGCCTGATCGGTCTGAGCCACCGTGGCTGGCGCCTGCTCGACATCGACTACACCGATGCACCCGGCCGTGCAGTCACGCGCCACTCGCTCTCTTCCATGCTGTACGACGCAGCCCTGCGTGCCGGTGCCGCTTTCCATTTCGATTGCGGCATCCAACAACTGCACCGGGATGGCACACAGGCACGCGTAACCCACGCACAAGGTGAATCGACCTTCGACCTCTTCGTGATCGCCGACGGCGCGGCCTCCGCATTGCGCGAGCCTGCGGGCTTGGCAGGCCCGTCGAGCACCTACCGCTGGGGCACGTTGTGGTTCCAGGCCTGGGTCGACAACTGGGATGCCCGCGTGCTGCACCAGCGCTTTCGCGGCACGCGCGAAATGATGGGCCTGCTGCCCACCGACATCGACGGCACCCGCACGCGCCTGTCGATGTTCTGGAGCCTGCCCAGCGATAGCGTCGATACATGGCGCCAAGGCGACATCGCCCAGTGGAAAGCCCATGTACTGAGCCTGTGGCCGCAAGCCGCACCCGTGGTCGAACAGATCCGCTCGCACGATGACCTGCCCTTTGCCGTGTATCGCCACACGTGGCCACGCGCACTGGCCAAGCCGCCCTATTGCGTCATCGGCGACGCAGCCCACGCGATGAGCCCGCAGCTCGGCCTGGGGACCACGCTGGCCGCGCAAGATGCGCTGGCGCTAGCTTCCGCCGTGCAGGAACACGGCCCCGTCGACGGCGCCCTCGCCTATCACGCGCGGCGGTTGCGCACCGTACAGGCCTATCAAACCCTCAGCCGTGCGCTCACGCCGTGCTTTCAGGCGCAATACGGCGGCTGGGCGCGCGACCTGGTGTTCACCACCGGCCTGCGCATTCCCGGCGTGGCATGGCTCATGAAACGCAGCCTGGCCGAGCCGCCCGCGCGCAATGTCGCCCACGCCGCCACACCCGCAAGTGAAGAGACGCAAGCATGA
- a CDS encoding LysR family transcriptional regulator, whose protein sequence is MQIKWLEDFKELAKTRSFSRAAENRNVTHPAFGRRIKALEEWVGTALVERSEHPVTLTPAGRLFLDAAANAVDGLNDARLLLREAQLPVALKIGTGRTLARTFVPGWYETLARQRGVFPLTVTTGGTQEGVLALADGTVDLLIAYASPQADALLDPRKYDNCLLGSETLVPVSAPDKRGRARFTLPGTTTAPLPWLAFARGLTLRQMLDSHLAAADRKAHLQPVFQADFYEAVEEMALRGFGMAWLPYRLAKPHLNAGALRPAGDDAWHIHVDIRMMRVRSNQSVLLDEVWQLAVANAQTSSG, encoded by the coding sequence ATGCAGATCAAATGGCTGGAAGATTTCAAGGAACTGGCGAAAACGCGCAGCTTCAGCCGCGCTGCCGAGAACCGCAACGTTACGCACCCCGCGTTCGGGCGGCGCATCAAGGCGCTGGAGGAATGGGTGGGCACCGCACTGGTGGAGCGCAGCGAGCACCCTGTCACGCTCACGCCCGCCGGGCGGTTGTTTCTGGATGCGGCAGCCAATGCGGTCGATGGCTTGAACGATGCACGCCTGCTGCTGCGTGAGGCGCAATTGCCCGTGGCGCTGAAGATCGGCACCGGGCGCACGCTCGCACGCACCTTCGTCCCCGGCTGGTATGAAACGCTGGCGCGCCAGCGCGGCGTGTTTCCGCTGACGGTGACGACCGGCGGCACGCAGGAGGGTGTGCTGGCGCTGGCCGATGGCACGGTCGATTTGCTGATCGCCTATGCCAGCCCGCAGGCCGATGCGCTGCTCGACCCGCGCAAGTACGACAACTGCCTGCTCGGCAGCGAGACGCTGGTGCCCGTGAGTGCTCCCGATAAGCGTGGCCGTGCGCGCTTCACGCTGCCGGGCACGACCACCGCACCGCTGCCGTGGCTGGCCTTCGCACGTGGGCTGACGCTGCGGCAGATGCTCGACAGTCATCTGGCGGCGGCAGACCGCAAGGCGCATCTGCAGCCCGTGTTCCAGGCGGATTTCTACGAGGCAGTGGAGGAGATGGCGCTGCGCGGATTCGGCATGGCATGGCTACCGTATCGCCTGGCCAAGCCGCACCTGAACGCCGGCGCACTGCGCCCCGCCGGCGACGATGCCTGGCACATCCACGTCGACATCCGCATGATGCGCGTGCGCAGCAACCAGAGCGTGCTGCTCGACGAGGTGTGGCAATTGGCGGTCGCCAACGCGCAGACCTCCTCTGGCTGA
- a CDS encoding MFS transporter, with protein MPAHTLNASGAPAHAATDTHRHPAPWRAVLAASVGNALEYYDLLIYGYFAITIGKLFFPTGDAWSSLMLSVGTFGVSFIMRPLGSMVLGSYADRVGRKAALTWSILLMMLGTAMIAFAPTYASIGLWSPAIVIVARLLQGFSAGGEFGSATAFMIEHANGKRMGYNASWQAATQGLATLLAAGLSAWLTYALTTAQVESWGWRVAFLFGLLIGPIGVYIRRHTPETPEFVAMQAEAPAALQERSPLRDTLTQGLPGLLLGAGVVVAVTAFNYVQKVYMPTYAINQLHIATSASLVCTMITGAMLMVMAPAFGLLADRFGSIRVVSIAMVVIALSTYPMFATLVAQPTFWTLLVMQAIVGVLLAAILAPLPALLADIFPTRNRGTGLALSYNLSVTIFGGFSPLIVTWLIGVTHIKTSPSFYVFATTLVSLASLWMLRGRARAH; from the coding sequence TTGCCAGCCCACACCCTCAACGCGAGCGGCGCACCCGCGCACGCGGCCACTGACACACACCGACACCCCGCGCCTTGGCGCGCCGTGCTGGCCGCCAGCGTCGGCAATGCGCTCGAATACTACGATCTGCTGATCTACGGCTACTTCGCCATCACCATCGGCAAGCTGTTCTTCCCGACGGGCGATGCGTGGAGCTCGCTGATGCTCTCGGTCGGCACGTTTGGCGTGTCGTTCATCATGCGGCCGCTGGGCTCGATGGTGCTCGGCAGCTATGCCGACCGCGTCGGCCGAAAGGCGGCGCTCACGTGGTCGATCCTCCTGATGATGCTGGGCACCGCGATGATCGCGTTTGCGCCCACGTATGCGTCGATCGGGCTGTGGTCACCCGCTATCGTGATCGTGGCGCGGCTGCTGCAGGGCTTCTCCGCTGGCGGCGAGTTTGGCTCTGCCACCGCTTTCATGATCGAGCACGCCAACGGCAAGCGCATGGGCTACAACGCGAGCTGGCAGGCGGCCACGCAAGGCCTCGCCACGTTGCTGGCAGCAGGCCTGAGCGCGTGGCTTACGTATGCGTTGACCACCGCGCAGGTGGAATCGTGGGGCTGGCGCGTGGCCTTCCTGTTCGGCCTGCTGATCGGCCCCATCGGCGTCTACATCCGCCGCCATACGCCCGAGACGCCGGAGTTTGTTGCCATGCAGGCCGAAGCGCCCGCCGCGCTGCAAGAACGCTCGCCGCTGCGCGACACCCTCACGCAGGGTCTTCCTGGTTTGCTGCTGGGGGCCGGCGTGGTGGTGGCCGTCACCGCGTTCAACTACGTGCAGAAGGTCTACATGCCGACCTATGCCATCAATCAACTGCACATCGCGACCAGCGCATCGCTGGTCTGCACGATGATCACCGGCGCGATGCTGATGGTGATGGCGCCCGCGTTCGGCTTGCTGGCGGATCGCTTTGGCAGCATCCGCGTGGTATCGATTGCGATGGTGGTGATTGCGCTGTCGACGTATCCGATGTTCGCCACGCTGGTTGCGCAGCCGACGTTCTGGACCCTGCTGGTCATGCAGGCGATTGTGGGTGTGTTGCTGGCGGCCATCCTGGCGCCGCTGCCCGCGCTGCTGGCCGACATCTTCCCGACGCGCAACCGTGGCACGGGCCTGGCCTTGAGCTATAACTTGTCGGTGACGATCTTCGGCGGGTTTTCGCCGCTTATCGTCACGTGGCTGATTGGTGTCACGCATATCAAGACGTCGCCGAGCTTCTACGTGTTTGCGACGACACTCGTTAGCTTGGCCTCGCTGTGGATGCTGCGCGGCCGTGCGCGGGCACACTGA